One stretch of Cystobacter fuscus DSM 2262 DNA includes these proteins:
- a CDS encoding serine/threonine-protein kinase, with translation MTSCPDENELLEWEQGRLSAGAMARLEAHLDGCAACCVVVAGLRGGEGPSAELLAPLGPGGPPGPGARVGRYVLLRHVGEGGMGVVFAAYDPDLDREVALKLLKPGAVADAEARGRLVREAQALARLTHPNVVTVHDVGLDDDTVFLAMELVRGRTLRHWLAEAPRSWREVLARFLLAGQGLAAAHAVGLVHRDFKPDNVLLGDDGQVRVTDFGLARAGPAPLAPPEPWASEGPARRAPWRGSDTVSGVRLGTPAYMSPEQWRGLRADARSDQFSFCVALYEALFGERPFAGATAEERARSPLEGRVTPPPRGSRVPGAVRDAVLRGLAAEPASRHPSLDALLARLESGSRTRRWRWAAAALATGVAASAALGFGLARGDTARVCTGFEARLEGTWDAARRARLEQRFRQGAPPVTGDAFESTARALDAYAQALVAQERQSCEDTRVRQAQSERLMDLRAACLDGRRQALHVLVELLEGGEREALTRASEAARQLPSLAACADRDALARVDPLPRAPEARRELAELLRELDGLRVRGSAGFHERALPRLEEVVTALRGLGHRPSLAGALLLLGELRGTAGSFVAAREVLEEAVRVAEAGHDDETAARAWNRLLYTEVQGMGLAKEAQRTARMAEAALERLGAEASLEVAAELRRVRGSLSYRQGEYARALTDASEALSLLERARGPQDVALADVLTVMGLSLTALGRYAEAEQHHARALALVEAVYGREHPLFAAHLCNMATALRLQGKVAEAVARYGEALALSERLLGAAHSSTSMIRVNLGDALSRQGLLAEALPHYERALASLREGGDGEQLRVANVLLSLGNAQGDLGQLARAEASYREALALQVAELGPRHPDVALSRNNLGWVAMDAGRLHDARAHFEAARALWEATLGPGHPKVASALYNLGHVELRLRRVRPALVHLRRALEVREKSLGAEHPRVAQTLALLGEALVEGGQPSEAREPLERAVALSSRVELAPHELARARFALARVLWRSRGERPRALALAREAHEAYARSAPVYTPRAREVRSWLSAHGSS, from the coding sequence ATGACTTCGTGTCCTGACGAGAACGAGCTGCTGGAGTGGGAGCAGGGGCGCCTGTCGGCGGGCGCCATGGCCCGACTGGAGGCGCACCTGGATGGGTGCGCGGCATGCTGCGTGGTGGTGGCGGGACTCAGGGGCGGGGAGGGTCCGTCCGCGGAGCTCCTGGCGCCGCTCGGGCCGGGCGGTCCACCGGGGCCCGGGGCGCGGGTGGGGCGCTACGTGCTGCTGCGCCACGTGGGCGAGGGGGGCATGGGCGTCGTCTTCGCCGCGTACGATCCAGACCTGGATCGGGAGGTGGCGCTCAAGCTGCTCAAGCCCGGCGCGGTGGCGGACGCGGAGGCGCGGGGGCGGCTGGTGCGCGAGGCCCAGGCGCTGGCCCGGCTGACCCACCCGAACGTCGTCACCGTGCATGACGTGGGCCTGGACGACGACACCGTCTTCCTCGCCATGGAACTGGTGCGGGGGCGGACGCTGCGCCACTGGCTGGCGGAGGCGCCGCGGTCATGGCGCGAGGTGCTCGCCCGCTTCCTCCTGGCGGGCCAGGGGTTGGCCGCCGCGCACGCGGTGGGGCTGGTGCACCGCGACTTCAAGCCGGACAACGTGCTGCTGGGGGACGACGGCCAGGTGCGCGTCACCGACTTCGGCCTCGCGCGCGCGGGGCCCGCGCCCCTGGCCCCACCAGAGCCGTGGGCCAGCGAGGGCCCCGCCCGGCGGGCCCCGTGGCGCGGAAGCGACACTGTCTCCGGCGTCCGGTTGGGCACGCCCGCGTACATGTCCCCGGAGCAGTGGCGGGGCCTGCGCGCGGACGCTCGCAGCGACCAGTTCAGCTTCTGTGTCGCGCTGTACGAGGCCCTCTTCGGCGAGCGGCCCTTCGCGGGGGCCACGGCGGAGGAGCGCGCCCGGTCCCCGCTCGAGGGGCGGGTGACGCCGCCGCCCCGCGGCTCGCGCGTGCCCGGCGCCGTGCGCGACGCCGTGCTGCGGGGCCTGGCCGCCGAGCCGGCCTCGCGCCACCCCTCCCTGGACGCGCTGCTCGCCCGGCTCGAGTCCGGCTCACGCACGCGCCGCTGGCGCTGGGCGGCGGCGGCACTGGCCACGGGCGTGGCGGCCAGTGCGGCCCTGGGCTTCGGCCTGGCTCGGGGTGACACCGCGCGGGTGTGCACCGGCTTCGAGGCCCGGCTGGAGGGCACCTGGGACGCGGCGCGCCGGGCCCGGTTGGAGCAGCGCTTTCGTCAGGGCGCGCCGCCAGTGACGGGAGACGCCTTCGAGTCCACCGCGCGGGCGCTGGACGCCTATGCCCAGGCACTGGTGGCCCAGGAGCGGCAGTCCTGCGAGGACACGCGCGTGCGGCAGGCCCAGTCCGAGCGGCTGATGGACTTGCGTGCCGCGTGCCTGGATGGCCGGCGCCAGGCGTTGCACGTCCTGGTGGAGCTGCTGGAGGGGGGCGAGCGGGAGGCGCTCACGCGGGCGTCCGAGGCCGCGCGGCAGCTCCCCTCCCTGGCCGCGTGCGCGGACCGGGACGCGCTCGCCCGCGTGGACCCGCTGCCGCGAGCCCCGGAGGCCCGGCGGGAACTGGCGGAGCTGCTCCGGGAACTGGATGGGCTGCGCGTGCGGGGCTCGGCCGGGTTCCATGAGCGCGCGCTGCCCCGGCTGGAAGAGGTGGTGACGGCGCTGCGGGGGCTGGGGCATCGGCCCTCGTTGGCGGGGGCCCTGCTCCTGCTGGGCGAGCTGCGGGGCACCGCCGGGAGCTTCGTCGCGGCGCGCGAGGTGCTGGAGGAGGCGGTGCGCGTGGCGGAGGCCGGGCACGACGACGAGACGGCCGCGCGCGCGTGGAACCGTCTCCTCTATACGGAAGTCCAGGGCATGGGCCTGGCGAAGGAGGCCCAGCGCACCGCGCGCATGGCGGAGGCGGCCCTGGAGCGGCTGGGAGCCGAGGCCTCCCTGGAAGTGGCCGCGGAGCTGCGCCGCGTTCGCGGCAGTCTCAGCTACCGGCAGGGCGAGTACGCGCGCGCGCTCACGGATGCCAGCGAGGCCCTGTCCCTGCTGGAGCGGGCGCGCGGGCCCCAGGACGTGGCGCTCGCCGATGTCCTCACCGTCATGGGCCTGTCCCTCACCGCGCTGGGGCGCTACGCGGAGGCGGAGCAGCACCATGCGCGCGCCCTGGCCCTGGTCGAGGCGGTGTATGGCCGGGAGCACCCGCTATTCGCGGCGCACCTCTGCAACATGGCCACCGCGCTGCGGCTCCAGGGGAAGGTGGCCGAGGCGGTGGCTCGCTACGGCGAGGCGCTCGCGTTGAGCGAGCGCCTGCTCGGGGCCGCGCACTCCAGCACCAGCATGATCCGGGTGAACCTGGGCGATGCGCTCTCGCGACAGGGCCTGCTGGCGGAGGCGCTGCCCCACTACGAGCGAGCCCTGGCCAGCCTGCGCGAGGGAGGGGACGGCGAGCAGCTCCGGGTGGCCAACGTGCTGCTGAGCCTGGGCAATGCCCAGGGGGACCTGGGACAGCTCGCGCGGGCGGAGGCGTCCTACCGCGAGGCGCTCGCGCTCCAGGTGGCGGAGCTCGGCCCCCGGCACCCGGACGTGGCCCTGTCGCGTAACAACCTGGGCTGGGTGGCGATGGACGCGGGACGCCTGCACGACGCGCGTGCCCACTTCGAGGCGGCGCGCGCGCTGTGGGAGGCCACGCTCGGCCCCGGACACCCGAAGGTGGCCAGCGCGCTGTACAACCTGGGGCACGTGGAGCTGCGCCTGCGCCGGGTCCGCCCGGCGCTCGTCCATCTGCGGCGGGCACTGGAGGTGCGCGAGAAGTCGCTCGGGGCGGAGCACCCCCGGGTGGCGCAGACGCTCGCGCTGCTGGGCGAGGCGCTGGTGGAGGGCGGCCAGCCCAGCGAGGCCCGCGAGCCGCTGGAGCGGGCGGTGGCGCTCTCCTCGCGGGTGGAGCTGGCCCCGCACGAGCTGGCCCGGGCACGCTTCGCGCTCGCCCGCGTCCTCTGGCGGTCGCGGGGGGAGCGGCCCCGGGCACTCGCCCTGGCGCGGGAGGCCCATGAGGCCTACGCACGGAGCGCGCCCGTCTACACGCCCCGCGCGCGCGAGGTACGGTCCTGGCTGTCCGCTCATGGCTCCTCCTGA
- a CDS encoding sigma factor-like helix-turn-helix DNA-binding protein, translating to MASELTESFLSRAPHALVPALRALPGLEDVLAGLVRRAREAWPEVGLDAEAFLAHVAERLPSTGEAREVLASLRAEDLFLAFACARGEARALDALDAHVLSQVGTWLPREEHAFVDELRQLLRQRLLVPVEGAPPKLASYSGRGPLGQWVRAVALRLHIDRQRAAPREVPLEAAPVALAERLGVDPELAFIRERHQEDFRVAFRAALGRLEARERNLLRLHHVHGLSMDAVSATYQAPRSSVARWIARARERLLALTREELTARLGLTPDELDSLLRLVRSQLDVSLRQLMTD from the coding sequence GTGGCGTCCGAGCTGACCGAGTCCTTCCTGTCACGGGCGCCGCATGCGCTCGTCCCGGCGTTGCGGGCGCTTCCCGGCCTGGAGGACGTGCTCGCGGGGCTGGTGCGGCGGGCGCGCGAGGCGTGGCCCGAGGTGGGCCTGGACGCGGAGGCCTTCCTGGCGCACGTGGCGGAGCGGCTGCCCTCCACGGGCGAGGCCCGCGAGGTGCTCGCGAGCCTGCGCGCGGAGGACCTGTTCCTCGCCTTCGCCTGCGCGCGGGGGGAGGCGCGGGCGCTCGACGCGCTCGACGCGCACGTGCTGTCCCAGGTGGGCACGTGGCTGCCGCGCGAGGAGCACGCGTTCGTGGACGAGCTGCGGCAGTTGTTGCGCCAGCGGCTGCTGGTCCCGGTGGAGGGGGCACCGCCGAAGCTGGCCTCCTATTCCGGGCGAGGTCCGCTGGGACAGTGGGTGCGGGCGGTGGCGCTGCGGCTCCACATCGACCGGCAGCGCGCCGCGCCGCGCGAGGTGCCCTTGGAGGCGGCCCCGGTGGCGTTGGCGGAGCGGTTGGGCGTGGACCCCGAGCTGGCCTTCATCCGCGAGCGGCACCAGGAGGACTTCCGCGTGGCCTTTCGCGCCGCGCTGGGCCGGCTGGAGGCCCGGGAGCGCAACCTGCTGCGGCTGCACCACGTGCACGGTCTGTCCATGGACGCGGTGAGCGCCACGTATCAGGCGCCCCGCTCCAGTGTGGCGCGTTGGATTGCCCGCGCTCGCGAGCGGCTGCTGGCGCTCACCCGTGAGGAATTGACGGCGCGGTTGGGGCTGACGCCCGACGAGCTGGACAGCCTGCTGCGGCTCGTGCGCAGCCAGCTCGACGTCAGCCTCCGCCAGCTCATGACGGACTGA
- a CDS encoding trifunctional serine/threonine-protein kinase/ATP-binding protein/sensor histidine kinase: MLEIPGYKVLGTVRATGSNVLFQAVRTADGQPVIIKTPMAPSPGARESERYRREFAILQRLRDVRGVARAYACERLHERPLLMLEQVHGQTLSEFTGQPLELSRFLNLALSLASTLGELHCRNVIHKDIKPSNIIEASSGETRIIDFGVATLQKVEHLDATPTHLVEGTLAYMSPEQTGRMNRAVDYRTDFYSLGVTFYELLTGQRPFQGRDALEWFHAHMAQQPRPPHELNPRVPPALSALVLKLLAKVAEERYQSAEGLLADLERCRQALSQDVQEVFTLGTRDTPTQFQLPQRLYGREAQVATLLEGFERVARTGQPQLILVSGYSGIGKSSVVNELHKPVVERRGFFLSGKFDQFQRDIPYATPAQTLRGLVQQLLAGSEEELGEWREQVNRAWGTEGQALVDLVPQLEVLVGPQPALQQLPPNESQRRFHRVVRQFLSVFATPEHPMVVFLDDLQWADLASLQWLAHMLSQPEVLPVLWIGAYRDNEVSPTHSLMQVLEEARKAGARMTDMHLGPLSAEQVEHLVTDTLPGAAREVVAPLSALVHEKTGGNPFFLLQLLVALHQDGLLVRAPGGGWRWDAEGVRSRGYSENIVDFMVGKLRQFPSDTQHLLRLAACVGNVFSLRMLTALSGLSAEGELEQGIEPALQEGMLVRSGPEQYRFQHDRIQQAAHCLLSEAERKAVHLRIGRLLLASLSPEALRESLFDVVSQLNTGWELIEEPAERHHLMRLNAEAGDKARAAMALRPAITYFSTAFALIPGDPWETEPELAFKLRLSQARCEFMQGNVAEARRLAEELHPRARTRADAVAVSILRMDVHFAVSESQQGLAFMQECLALLGMPLSPTPTWEEAVAAHAEVWSLLGERPIDSLIDLPLMTDPDVKLAVSTLLELYPIAYATNHHLFIIIVSRITSLSIRHGFVDAATPGYGWFGFISSSYFKRYREGLAFSRLALEFVERYNLTAHRGRVLYCMQFCSYWTQPLPQAQELVIKALHHAIQVGDILGAAFSNWYIVYNRLFMGHHLDEVHWETLVRGQFLRETGVKEPQDYVLLDQRHVQNLRGLTHAFGTLNGEGFDEQAFEAQLPRRQATLKSNYWLARLQSRFMSGAYAEAREAADKTIEFLWVMGGTLPLCVFHFYRALTLAACFEEATPEEQPRLLEAIQGHQRQLAEWAENCPENFLALERMVSAELARIAGRSEEATRAYEEAIRSARENGATHFVALASELAANFWRTRQAPTVAYTFARDAQAAYQQWGALGKVQHLESLWPHLSPSVEIQDAQTTSTTDSTHIDALTVVKAQQAVSSEIELERLVKTLLRAAIENAGAQRGALLLPDGDSLSVAALSDTSSEGVVPLLPWTLLAYVRRTREHVLIGDASKPHPFSSDVYLANSGARSVLCLPLLRQERFSGALYLENDLAANAFNPARLVLLGHLASQAAISIENARLYEDVQRARTELRQANEELEQRVEERTRELKQAQARLVDTAREVGMAEVAANVLHNVGNVLTSAVINLEMMRKAVGSQRMGRVKQAGTLLVEHQEDLVGFLTESPRGRHLPEYFVSLGEELLKDQTRLMEDMEAMSRHIEHIRAIVQVQQTYAKSSLMTEECDLSLLIDDALRIQMAALQRHGVTVHRELSPVPRVKVDKHKVLQILINLISNAKQALDPMPEGQRDLWVRMKAEGPMVRIQVVDDGVGITPEVKGKLFSHGFTTRKEGHGFGLHSSALAAQLLNGRLTIESEGPGKGAVTTLELPLS; encoded by the coding sequence ATGTTGGAGATTCCGGGGTACAAGGTCCTTGGCACTGTCCGAGCCACGGGCTCGAACGTCCTGTTCCAGGCGGTGCGCACGGCCGACGGCCAGCCCGTCATCATCAAGACGCCCATGGCGCCATCGCCCGGCGCCAGGGAGAGCGAGCGCTACCGGCGGGAGTTCGCCATCCTGCAGCGGCTGCGGGACGTGCGCGGCGTGGCCAGGGCCTATGCCTGCGAGCGGCTCCACGAGCGGCCCCTGCTCATGCTGGAGCAGGTGCACGGCCAGACCCTGTCCGAGTTCACGGGCCAGCCCCTGGAACTCTCCCGGTTCCTGAATCTGGCCCTCTCCCTGGCCTCCACCCTGGGAGAACTCCACTGCCGCAACGTCATCCACAAGGACATCAAGCCCTCCAACATCATCGAGGCGTCCTCGGGCGAGACCCGTATCATCGACTTCGGGGTGGCCACGCTGCAGAAGGTCGAGCACCTGGACGCAACCCCGACCCACCTGGTCGAAGGCACGCTGGCCTACATGTCGCCCGAGCAGACGGGACGGATGAACCGGGCGGTGGACTACCGCACGGACTTCTACTCGCTGGGCGTCACCTTCTACGAGCTGCTCACGGGGCAGCGCCCCTTCCAGGGGCGGGACGCGCTCGAGTGGTTCCACGCCCATATGGCGCAGCAGCCCCGGCCCCCGCACGAGCTGAACCCTCGGGTGCCCCCCGCCTTGTCCGCCCTCGTCCTCAAGCTGCTGGCCAAGGTGGCCGAGGAGCGCTACCAGAGCGCCGAGGGACTCCTGGCGGACCTGGAGCGCTGCCGCCAGGCGCTGAGCCAGGACGTGCAAGAGGTCTTCACGCTGGGGACGCGAGACACCCCCACCCAGTTCCAACTGCCCCAACGGCTCTACGGACGTGAAGCCCAGGTGGCCACCCTGCTCGAGGGCTTCGAGCGGGTGGCTCGCACCGGCCAGCCGCAGTTGATCCTCGTCAGTGGTTACTCGGGCATCGGCAAGTCCTCGGTGGTGAACGAGTTGCACAAGCCCGTGGTGGAGCGCCGCGGCTTCTTCCTGAGCGGCAAGTTCGACCAGTTCCAGCGGGACATTCCCTACGCCACTCCGGCCCAGACACTCCGGGGTCTCGTGCAGCAATTGCTGGCGGGCAGTGAGGAGGAACTCGGCGAGTGGCGGGAGCAGGTGAATCGGGCCTGGGGCACGGAGGGCCAGGCGCTCGTGGACCTGGTGCCCCAACTCGAGGTGCTGGTGGGCCCCCAGCCCGCGCTCCAGCAGTTGCCCCCGAACGAATCCCAACGCCGCTTCCATCGAGTGGTCCGCCAATTCCTCTCGGTATTCGCCACCCCGGAGCACCCCATGGTGGTGTTCCTCGATGACTTGCAGTGGGCGGACCTGGCCAGTCTGCAATGGCTCGCGCACATGCTGTCCCAGCCCGAGGTCCTCCCGGTGCTCTGGATTGGCGCCTACCGGGACAACGAGGTGAGCCCCACCCACTCGTTGATGCAGGTGTTGGAGGAGGCGCGCAAGGCGGGAGCGAGGATGACCGACATGCACCTGGGGCCGCTGAGCGCGGAGCAGGTGGAGCACCTGGTGACCGATACACTGCCGGGTGCGGCGAGAGAGGTGGTCGCTCCCCTCTCCGCGCTGGTGCACGAGAAGACGGGCGGCAACCCCTTCTTCCTGCTGCAACTGCTGGTAGCTCTCCACCAGGATGGTCTGCTGGTGCGGGCGCCCGGAGGCGGCTGGCGATGGGACGCCGAAGGGGTACGGTCCCGGGGCTATTCGGAAAACATCGTCGACTTCATGGTGGGCAAGCTGCGCCAGTTCCCCTCGGACACGCAGCATCTGCTGCGGCTGGCCGCGTGTGTGGGCAATGTCTTCTCCCTCCGGATGTTGACCGCCCTCTCCGGTCTGTCCGCGGAAGGAGAGCTCGAGCAAGGAATCGAGCCCGCGCTCCAGGAAGGCATGCTGGTGCGCTCCGGCCCGGAGCAGTACCGCTTCCAACATGATCGCATCCAGCAGGCCGCCCACTGCCTCCTCTCCGAAGCCGAGCGCAAGGCCGTCCACCTGCGCATCGGCCGCCTGCTGCTCGCGAGCCTCTCCCCGGAGGCGCTGCGCGAGTCGCTCTTCGACGTGGTGAGCCAGCTCAACACCGGGTGGGAGCTCATCGAAGAACCCGCGGAGCGCCACCACCTCATGCGGCTGAACGCCGAGGCGGGAGACAAGGCCCGGGCCGCGATGGCGCTGCGTCCCGCCATCACCTACTTCTCGACGGCCTTCGCGCTCATCCCGGGAGACCCCTGGGAGACGGAGCCCGAGCTGGCCTTCAAACTGCGACTCTCCCAGGCTCGCTGTGAATTCATGCAAGGCAACGTCGCCGAGGCGCGCCGCCTTGCCGAGGAGTTACACCCCCGGGCGCGCACCCGTGCGGACGCCGTGGCCGTCTCCATCCTGAGGATGGACGTCCACTTCGCCGTGAGCGAGAGCCAGCAGGGCCTGGCCTTCATGCAGGAGTGTCTGGCCTTGCTCGGCATGCCACTTTCCCCAACCCCCACTTGGGAGGAGGCGGTGGCCGCCCATGCGGAGGTGTGGTCCCTGCTGGGGGAGCGCCCCATCGACAGCCTCATCGACCTGCCACTCATGACCGACCCGGACGTGAAGCTGGCCGTCAGCACCCTCCTGGAGCTCTACCCGATCGCGTATGCCACCAACCACCACCTGTTCATCATCATCGTGAGCAGGATTACCTCGCTCTCCATCCGCCACGGTTTCGTGGATGCCGCCACGCCCGGATATGGTTGGTTTGGCTTCATCTCCAGCTCGTACTTCAAGCGCTACCGGGAAGGCCTTGCCTTCTCCAGGCTCGCCCTCGAGTTCGTCGAGCGCTACAACCTGACCGCCCACCGGGGAAGAGTTCTCTACTGCATGCAGTTCTGCAGCTATTGGACCCAGCCCCTGCCCCAGGCGCAGGAGCTCGTCATCAAGGCCCTCCACCACGCGATCCAGGTGGGAGACATCCTGGGCGCCGCCTTCAGCAACTGGTACATCGTCTACAACCGGCTCTTCATGGGGCATCACCTGGATGAGGTCCACTGGGAAACGCTCGTGCGCGGCCAGTTCTTGCGCGAGACGGGGGTCAAGGAGCCCCAGGACTATGTCCTGCTGGATCAACGCCACGTGCAGAACCTGCGCGGGCTCACCCACGCGTTCGGCACGCTCAACGGGGAGGGCTTCGATGAGCAGGCCTTCGAGGCGCAGCTCCCCAGACGCCAGGCGACCCTGAAGAGCAACTATTGGCTCGCCAGACTCCAATCGCGGTTCATGAGTGGTGCCTACGCGGAAGCCCGGGAGGCCGCGGACAAGACGATCGAGTTCCTGTGGGTCATGGGCGGCACCCTCCCCCTCTGCGTCTTCCACTTCTACCGCGCCCTGACCCTGGCGGCGTGCTTCGAGGAGGCCACGCCCGAGGAGCAGCCGCGGCTGCTCGAGGCCATCCAGGGGCACCAGCGACAGCTCGCGGAGTGGGCGGAGAACTGCCCCGAGAACTTCCTCGCGCTCGAGCGGATGGTGTCCGCGGAGCTGGCCCGCATCGCGGGACGGTCCGAGGAGGCCACACGCGCCTACGAGGAAGCCATCCGCTCGGCCCGGGAGAACGGAGCCACCCATTTCGTCGCACTGGCCAGCGAGCTCGCCGCGAACTTCTGGCGCACCCGACAGGCGCCCACCGTCGCGTATACCTTCGCGCGCGACGCCCAGGCGGCGTACCAACAGTGGGGCGCCCTGGGCAAGGTGCAGCACCTGGAGTCCCTCTGGCCCCACCTCTCCCCTTCCGTGGAGATCCAGGACGCGCAGACCACCAGCACCACGGATTCCACCCACATCGACGCGCTCACGGTCGTCAAGGCCCAGCAGGCCGTCTCCAGTGAGATCGAACTGGAGCGTCTGGTGAAGACGCTGCTGCGCGCGGCCATCGAGAACGCGGGCGCCCAGCGAGGCGCCCTGCTGCTGCCGGATGGGGACTCGCTCTCGGTGGCCGCCCTCTCCGACACCTCGTCGGAGGGAGTGGTCCCCTTGCTGCCGTGGACGCTCCTCGCCTATGTGCGGCGCACCCGCGAGCACGTGCTCATCGGCGATGCCTCCAAGCCCCACCCCTTCTCGTCCGATGTCTACCTGGCGAACAGCGGAGCGCGCTCGGTGTTGTGCCTGCCCCTGTTGAGGCAGGAGCGGTTCTCCGGAGCGCTGTACCTGGAGAACGACCTGGCGGCCAATGCCTTCAACCCCGCGCGATTGGTGCTCCTGGGACACCTGGCCTCCCAAGCGGCCATCTCCATCGAGAACGCCCGGCTCTATGAGGACGTGCAACGCGCCAGGACGGAGCTGCGCCAGGCCAATGAAGAGCTGGAGCAACGGGTGGAGGAGCGCACGCGCGAGCTCAAGCAGGCCCAGGCCCGGCTGGTGGATACGGCGCGCGAGGTGGGCATGGCGGAGGTGGCCGCCAACGTGCTGCACAACGTGGGCAACGTGCTCACCAGCGCCGTCATCAACCTCGAGATGATGCGCAAGGCGGTGGGCTCGCAGCGCATGGGCCGCGTGAAGCAGGCGGGCACGCTCCTCGTGGAGCATCAGGAGGACCTGGTGGGATTCCTGACCGAAAGCCCCCGGGGCAGACACCTGCCGGAATACTTCGTGTCGCTGGGGGAGGAGTTGCTGAAGGATCAGACGCGCCTGATGGAGGACATGGAGGCGATGAGCCGGCACATCGAGCACATCCGCGCCATCGTCCAGGTGCAACAGACGTATGCGAAGAGCTCGCTGATGACCGAGGAGTGCGACCTGTCCCTGCTCATCGACGACGCGCTGCGCATCCAGATGGCGGCCTTGCAACGCCATGGGGTCACCGTGCACCGGGAGCTGTCGCCGGTGCCTCGGGTGAAGGTGGACAAGCACAAGGTGCTGCAAATCCTCATCAACCTCATCAGCAACGCCAAGCAGGCGTTGGATCCGATGCCCGAAGGTCAGCGCGACCTATGGGTGAGGATGAAGGCGGAGGGGCCCATGGTCCGCATCCAGGTGGTGGATGATGGCGTGGGCATCACCCCCGAGGTGAAGGGCAAGCTGTTCTCCCACGGCTTCACCACGCGCAAGGAGGGCCATGGCTTCGGCCTGCACTCCAGCGCGCTGGCGGCCCAACTGCTCAATGGCCGCCTGACCATCGAGAGCGAGGGACCCGGCAAGGGCGCCGTCACCACCCTGGAGCTCCCTCTCTCCTAG